One Actinomycetes bacterium DNA segment encodes these proteins:
- a CDS encoding N-acetyltransferase → MQVEVTHDPESGRFTAAVDGVTAGRLRYREDDVGGWIMYSTVVDPDYGGQGVGTELVRVAVESARRQDRSINATCWFVAEWLERNPAVG, encoded by the coding sequence GTGCAGGTAGAGGTAACTCATGATCCGGAGAGTGGTCGCTTCACCGCTGCGGTTGACGGCGTGACCGCAGGTCGCTTGCGCTACCGCGAGGACGACGTTGGGGGCTGGATTATGTACTCAACCGTGGTTGATCCGGATTACGGCGGTCAAGGCGTCGGTACCGAACTGGTGCGGGTGGCCGTTGAATCCGCCCGGAGGCAAGACCGATCCATCAATGCCACCTGCTGGTTTGTCGCCGAATGGCTGGAGCGAAACCCTGCGGTAGGTTAA